The following DNA comes from Cytophagales bacterium.
TATGAATTCCTTTCGGTGTTTCTTTTTCCTTTATAAAAGATGCCCAATCTTCAGCCTGATCGTCTACTGATACGAAAAAGAATGCGATATCCTCTCTTTGGTTAAGCCTCGTTTTTAGATCTTCATAATATGGAAATTCTTTGATGCAAGGGGCACACCATGTTGCCCATACATCAATATAAACCACTTTCCCCCTTAGATCGCTTAATGAAATAGTATCATTATTGATCGTTAATCCGGTAACTTCAGGTGCAGGCTGCCCTTTCCCGATCTTAAGCCATTCACTGTATTTTTTCCCTAACTGCTCCGAGTAATCTGAGTCCTCAAAATCCCTTTTAAATTCAGCATAAACAGTCTCTAGTCCCTCTGAAATTCCCTCGGATGCCAACCAATAGGAAACATCCTTTGCTCTTAAAAATTCACTTATTACCGCCGGGAAATTCCTATCAATAATTGCTTGCTGCGCTTCAATAGGAAAATAGTCCTTCAAGGAATCCAATTCATCTACACTTTCTCTATCAAACAGAGGTTCTTGTATTTCGGACCTAAGAAATAAATCGAGAACCTGTGCATAATCTAATAATGATAATTCAAGAAAATAGGAGTCCGATGGAATGCCTTCTGATAATCCAAACGAAAAGTTTTTAGCATCTTCAGAGGTATAGGAATCAGCATTAATCAGTCTATGTTGTTGACTCAAGTTAATCAACGTAATTTCATTTTTTGCCTTCAGGAGATCGAGGGTTCTCTTATTAAAATCATATGGTTCCAGCGGAATGTTTAAATAGCGCGCTAGTGAATCTAAAGTGTTTGAAAAAGTAGTTGCATTCATCTGAAACCAGGTAGGGTGAACACGATAGTATTCGCTGATGATCTGAGAAGATTGTTCCAGATAATTGTTTATCTCAGCGCCATCACCGCAATATTTCAATTGATCAAATCCATCATGGTTGTCCATGGAAATCTTTAAATCATACCCAGATTCCAAATATATCTGGTGGAACGTTTCATCTATCTTGAGGTTTGCAAAGACTGGACCACTTAATGTGATATCAATTGATTTGTTTCTTAAGGTTTCAATTGATCCTGAGAATACAATACTTTCAGAGTAATCGAGCATGTCATAAGTGATTAGCTCAATTGAATCAGCATTTTGTAGTTTACCATGCAGTTCGATTTTTAGCATCTGTGAGTTTTCCTGTAGCTCACAACTTGCCACAATAATCAAGACCAATAGAGCTAAAGATATTTTTTTAATCATAATTCTGGTAAAATGATGAAATAGAAAACTAGACGCTTATAGATTGTAACGTCACCGCCAAAATCCGTCTCTTTCGCTAAAGCTTCAGGGGCAGAAAGTAGGCTATCTGTTTCATTTTTCTTCTAAAGTATCGGGTCCGTACGCTGCATACAAGTGGCGACTTGAAGCTTATGAAATTTTAACAAATATGTGGTGCGTAAGATCTACTTTTTATAAATCCTTAACATTCACTTTGCTAAAATCAATAAAGGAAAACCGCTCAAGTCAGGTACGATAGTAGCGAGCACATAGTAATCGCAGTGGAGGCATTTTTTAACATCTCTGTACCAGGAGAACTTTGATCAATACTATGGGAATTATTCAACCTTAGCCGCCGTTCTAATATTGGTGCCATCGAAATCTCGCTGATAAGAGAAACCGATGACCTTTCCCTCCTCATTCCTTTTGAAATGAAAATCGAAGTAGGTTCCCTGCAAGGCAAAGGATCCAGGGCTCGTTGCTTGTATTTTAGTCCCTGTGGTTTGTCCCTGCCGAACTAAATGCAGGTCTCCCTGGCTAATAACAACCTCTCGAACATAACTACCATCCTGATAGGTCCCGCAATACTCCTCCAAGGTCTCTTTGGGTAATTTCATTTCCGGAAGCCGGTAGGCAAACCTCATGCCCTGATTAATGGCCTCTGCTTCACCTCCCATGTGACCCATATGATCCACTTCCCTGAAACCTAAGCTCAGGTTGGCATAGTCGTGCTCCCTGATCTGATTCACCATTTCGATGACTTCTTCGACAGCATCATATGCTCCTATGGTGTACAGTACCCGGGCATTCAAGGATCTTCTCTTTTGATAAAAAGCTTCCTCGAGTTTATAACCATAATCTTCTTCCCACCAAAAAGTGGGGTTATTGATGAGATAGTTATTGAACAATGTTGGTTCATTAAAAAGCGTATAGTGGGTAAACAAGCCTGCAAAGGACGTGCCGGCCAGGGTTCTGTTCGTGGGATCCGTTCGGAAGTGCTGATCAATGAAGGGAATCAACTCCTCACGCAACATCTTCAAAAAATTGGCGGCACCACCTGAAGTAGGGATCAGTTCAATATTCGTCGGCGTTAAGTCCCTGGATCGGTTTAGGCCATAGTCTGCTTTTGATCCACCGTAGGTTATGCCAACAATGATGACCTCCGGTGCAAACCCATCAAATCTAAGACTTTGATAAATCTGTGTCGACATCACAAAAGTGCGGTTACCATCCAGTGCGTAGTATACCGGATAGGTCTTGTCCGAATCATGCGCATAGTTCTCTGGCAGGTTGACATATAGTCTGTAATCACTATCGGTGACCTCTGATTTAAAAACGATGGATTCACTGCCTACAATAAACAGATCTTCTGGGGCTTTTGAAATGACCTGCGCAGTGACTGATTGTGGAATCAGCAAACTCAATAAGAACAGGACTTGGAAGATAGAAATGCGATGTTTGATGGTTTTCATGTTAGTATAATTGGTAGTATGGTATCGTCGCTTGGTCCTAAGACTAACTACGATGATAGTTGTGTCATGAGATCATTCTACGGTTTCAATTCCTCTATCACCAAAATAAGGTCGCCTTCCGGGTCTGGTTGCAAGCTTCTTCCCGTATAGATGAGCCGATCACTGTGGATCAGGAGGGTTTGCCCCGCTGCGTCATCTTTTGGGCTACCGAATGCCTCATACGAATGCAGTTGTCCAAGGGGATCTATTTGTAGTCGTAACAGGTCTACGTTCGATTCCTTGAGTACATACCCCAGCAAAGAGATGTCCCCATTTGCAGCAATAGTCGCACTGACAATCCGCTCTTCCGCTTGACTTCCATAGGATTTGTCCCAGATCACTTGTCCACTGTTGTCGATTTTTACTATCCATGGACTATTGGCCTCCTGTTCGAATCGTTTGGCATAACCTGAGGCGATGATGGCACCATCGGGACTGGTATGAATGGCATGAAAAAGGTCCTGGCTTGCTCCACCGTATGTTTTCGTCCATTGTTCAACACCGGTAGCAGAGAGGCTGGTGACGAAACCATCCAGATCTCCAAGACCAGTTGCTATCAAGCCACTGATGAAGTAGTCATCCCCCAGTCTTGTTATCCCAAAAGCGCGATTCAAATGCTCGGATGAAGACTGATATATCCAAAGTACCTCTCCTTTCGGGCTAAGTTTTACGCAAAGTGTTGTTGCTTTTTGTTCATCCGTATCATTGGATTGCCCGACCACCACATAACTACCCTCGGCTTCTCTCCATAAACTCCAGGCGTATTGATCACCGGGCATCTCTAAATTCTGCGACCAAACTTCATCTCCGCTTTCATTGATCTCTATCAGGTAGATGTCCCAATCTCCTTCGGAATAACTATTGGAAAACCCGGCAATCAAATAAGTGCCCTCGTTGGTTCTCTGGATAAACCAGGCATTATCATCTTGTGGTCCGCCAAATGTCTTTTGCCAGATCAGGTTTCCACCAAGATCTGTTCGTACCAAATAGATGTCTTCACCTAAGGCACCGAAACTGGTGGTCAGTCCTGCAATGAGGTATCCATCCTCATTATTGGTCATGGTGATCCCTACTCCCCGATCCATACCTGCACCTCCAAATGATTGAGGATCAAATTGAGCAAAACCTGAGTAGATGGCCAGGTAGCTGAGCAGTCCAAAGGTGATTCGATTAAAATTCATGCTAAGTAGTTTTAACGCCTTTGTCAGCACATATCAACGACAAACATTCATAGTAGATCTCCAAACTCATTTTGCCGAGAAACCAAAAAGAGCAACGGCCAATGGTAATACCTATCACTGCATTCCCACTGGCCGTGACGCTCCGATAAGTTTGCCTATAAATTCAACCAATACGTCATCTTAAACACCACCCCTCGGTTTTTGATGTTCAGGTCATTGGAGGTGTAGTTCTCGGAGTAGACCAGGAAGATGTCGGACATGGGCAGGTAGCGCCACTGGAACCGGCTGTTGATGTTGAAATTTTCGGCCTGGGTATTGTACTGCAGGAAGGTGGTCCAGAACATCTTGTTGCTGAACGTCACCTCTGCAGTGGGTCCAAGAAGGTGGAGTACGGTCTCACCATGTGCAGCTCCCAAATCTACCCTATTTTGCACGTACCGTACTCCAAAATTGCCCCATGGTTGTTTCCTGAAATTCACATTTGTCCTCAATTCGGTTCGGGTGCCTGTATAAAACCGGCCGCGTCCTACGGATATCCCCCCGCTGATCATTTTGCGCCCATCGCTTTGCCATTCCAAACGATAAAACGTATTGCTATACAGTCCTGTAGGCAGTGGTTCCGCATCATCCACGAACTCCGCGGGCACCACCAG
Coding sequences within:
- a CDS encoding alpha/beta hydrolase-fold protein; the encoded protein is MKTIKHRISIFQVLFLLSLLIPQSVTAQVISKAPEDLFIVGSESIVFKSEVTDSDYRLYVNLPENYAHDSDKTYPVYYALDGNRTFVMSTQIYQSLRFDGFAPEVIIVGITYGGSKADYGLNRSRDLTPTNIELIPTSGGAANFLKMLREELIPFIDQHFRTDPTNRTLAGTSFAGLFTHYTLFNEPTLFNNYLINNPTFWWEEDYGYKLEEAFYQKRRSLNARVLYTIGAYDAVEEVIEMVNQIREHDYANLSLGFREVDHMGHMGGEAEAINQGMRFAYRLPEMKLPKETLEEYCGTYQDGSYVREVVISQGDLHLVRQGQTTGTKIQATSPGSFALQGTYFDFHFKRNEEGKVIGFSYQRDFDGTNIRTAAKVE
- a CDS encoding TlpA disulfide reductase family protein, which produces MIKKISLALLVLIIVASCELQENSQMLKIELHGKLQNADSIELITYDMLDYSESIVFSGSIETLRNKSIDITLSGPVFANLKIDETFHQIYLESGYDLKISMDNHDGFDQLKYCGDGAEINNYLEQSSQIISEYYRVHPTWFQMNATTFSNTLDSLARYLNIPLEPYDFNKRTLDLLKAKNEITLINLSQQHRLINADSYTSEDAKNFSFGLSEGIPSDSYFLELSLLDYAQVLDLFLRSEIQEPLFDRESVDELDSLKDYFPIEAQQAIIDRNFPAVISEFLRAKDVSYWLASEGISEGLETVYAEFKRDFEDSDYSEQLGKKYSEWLKIGKGQPAPEVTGLTINNDTISLSDLRGKVVYIDVWATWCAPCIKEFPYYEDLKTRLNQREDIAFFFVSVDDQAEDWASFIKEKETPKGIHIREAIKIGHPKIQEAYKMWGVPRYILIDQNGMIVDSNAPRPSSGKILSLINSL